In Streptomyces sp. NBC_00414, a single window of DNA contains:
- a CDS encoding Gfo/Idh/MocA family protein yields MAQPQQPDEAQAGAQAGAPAGAQAGRPPLGVGMVGYAFMGAAHSQGWRTADRVFELPLRPVLAAVCGRDAQAVGAAADRLGWAAAETDWRALIARDDVDLVDVCTPGDSHAEIAIAALAAGKHVLCEKPLANTVEEAEAMTEAAAAAAARGQVAMVGFNYRRVPATALARKMVAEGRIGALRHVRVTYLQDWLVDREFPLTWRLRKETAGSGALGDLGAHIVDLAQYLAGEPVVGVSALTETFVRERPLLSGASSGLSAAGGGELGAVTVDDAALFTGRFASGALASFEATRFATGRKNSLRIELNGEKGSLAFDLERLNELSYHDGTEPTAHAGFRRILVTEPDHPYLEAWWPPGHGLGYEHTFVHQARDLVHAIADGGQPLPSFADGLQVQRVLAAVEESAEKNSVFTPIAS; encoded by the coding sequence ATGGCACAGCCGCAGCAGCCCGACGAGGCACAAGCCGGGGCACAGGCAGGGGCACCGGCCGGGGCACAGGCCGGCAGACCCCCGCTGGGCGTGGGCATGGTCGGATACGCGTTCATGGGCGCCGCCCACTCCCAGGGCTGGCGCACCGCGGACCGCGTCTTCGAGCTGCCGCTCCGACCCGTCCTCGCCGCCGTCTGCGGCCGTGACGCGCAGGCCGTGGGAGCGGCGGCCGACCGGCTCGGCTGGGCGGCGGCCGAGACCGACTGGCGGGCCCTGATCGCCCGCGACGACGTCGACCTCGTGGACGTCTGCACCCCGGGCGACAGCCACGCCGAGATCGCCATCGCCGCCCTCGCCGCCGGCAAGCACGTGCTGTGCGAGAAGCCCCTCGCCAACACCGTCGAGGAGGCCGAGGCGATGACCGAGGCCGCCGCGGCAGCCGCGGCGCGCGGCCAGGTGGCGATGGTCGGTTTCAACTACCGCCGGGTGCCCGCGACGGCGCTGGCCAGGAAGATGGTCGCCGAGGGCCGCATCGGCGCACTGCGGCACGTACGGGTGACGTACCTTCAGGACTGGCTGGTGGACCGGGAGTTCCCGCTCACCTGGCGGCTGCGCAAGGAGACGGCGGGCTCGGGCGCACTCGGCGACCTGGGCGCCCACATCGTCGACCTCGCGCAGTACCTGGCGGGAGAGCCGGTCGTCGGAGTGTCCGCCCTCACCGAGACCTTCGTACGGGAGAGGCCGCTGCTCTCCGGGGCGTCCAGCGGCCTGTCGGCGGCCGGCGGCGGCGAACTCGGGGCCGTCACGGTCGACGACGCCGCCCTGTTCACCGGACGGTTCGCCTCGGGAGCCCTCGCGTCCTTCGAGGCCACCCGGTTCGCGACCGGCCGCAAGAACTCCCTGCGCATCGAACTCAACGGCGAGAAGGGCTCGTTGGCCTTCGACCTGGAGCGCCTCAACGAACTCTCGTACCACGACGGCACGGAGCCCACCGCCCACGCGGGCTTCCGCCGCATCCTCGTCACCGAACCCGACCACCCGTACCTGGAGGCCTGGTGGCCGCCGGGCCACGGCCTCGGCTACGAGCACACCTTCGTGCACCAGGCCCGCGACCTGGTCCACGCGATCGCCGACGGCGGGCAGCCACTGCCGTCCTTCGCCGACGGGCTGCAGGTGCAGCGCGTCCTGGCGGCGGTCGAGGAGAGCGCCGAGAAGAACTCCGTCTTCACCCCCATAGCCAGCTGA
- a CDS encoding substrate-binding domain-containing protein, with the protein MPELTSRRGLLFGTAAVSAGVLLAGCTSNDSDDEPASNDQPAADDKKGKQVTIGFAGPQADHGWLNAINDNAKSRAKKYEDVTLEITEGSNDTAAQIGQIETLINKKVDVLVILPADGKALTQVGLKAMRAGIPVVNLDRIFNSPQAYRSYIGGDNFGMGLNAGHYIGEQLKDKKNAKVIELAGLDNLELTKQRTAGFDAALKNYPNIKKVARQAAEFTVESGQAKMSQLLQAQSNFDALWNHDDDQGVGALRAIEQAGRDDFIMVGGAGALSAMQAIESDNSVLKATVLYPPTMAASAIDLARALGQGKGVSGLAEFEIPSSLTLYSAVVDKENVKTYLPTGFK; encoded by the coding sequence ATGCCAGAGCTCACGAGCCGCAGAGGACTGCTCTTCGGCACCGCCGCCGTCTCGGCCGGTGTCCTCCTCGCCGGTTGCACCAGCAACGATTCCGACGACGAGCCGGCCTCCAACGACCAGCCCGCGGCCGACGACAAGAAGGGCAAGCAGGTCACCATCGGCTTCGCCGGCCCGCAGGCCGACCACGGCTGGCTCAACGCGATCAACGACAACGCCAAGAGCCGCGCCAAGAAGTACGAGGACGTCACGCTGGAGATCACCGAGGGCTCCAACGACACCGCGGCCCAGATCGGCCAGATAGAGACGCTGATCAACAAGAAGGTCGACGTCCTGGTCATCCTGCCCGCCGACGGCAAGGCCCTCACCCAGGTCGGCCTCAAGGCCATGCGGGCCGGCATCCCGGTGGTCAACCTCGACCGCATCTTCAACTCCCCGCAGGCGTACCGCTCCTACATCGGCGGCGACAACTTCGGCATGGGCCTCAACGCCGGGCACTACATCGGCGAGCAGCTGAAGGACAAGAAGAACGCCAAGGTCATCGAGCTGGCCGGACTCGACAACCTGGAACTCACCAAGCAGCGCACGGCCGGCTTCGACGCGGCCCTCAAGAACTACCCGAACATCAAGAAGGTGGCACGCCAGGCCGCCGAGTTCACCGTCGAGTCGGGACAGGCCAAGATGTCCCAACTCCTGCAGGCCCAGTCGAACTTCGACGCGCTGTGGAACCACGACGACGACCAGGGGGTCGGCGCCCTGCGCGCCATCGAGCAGGCCGGCCGGGACGACTTCATCATGGTCGGCGGAGCGGGCGCGCTGTCCGCCATGCAGGCCATCGAGTCGGACAACAGCGTTCTCAAGGCCACCGTCCTGTACCCGCCCACCATGGCCGCGTCCGCGATCGACCTCGCCCGCGCACTAGGCCAGGGCAAGGGCGTCAGCGGCCTCGCGGAGTTCGAGATCCCCTCGTCCCTGACGCTCTACTCGGCGGTCGTCGACAAGGAGAACGTCAAGACGTACCTGCCCACCGGCTTCAAGTAG
- a CDS encoding ABC transporter permease — translation MTQPVSPPRDDTPKLSSKADPAPWRAVVARADVRTLSLLGVLAALILIGGITKPDEFLDTRNLQLVLTQASVIGVVTVGMTFVIISGGIDLSVGAIVALASVWATTVATQEYGFVGVLFTAVLVGVGCGLVNGVLIAYGAMVPFIATLAMLASARGLALQITDGNTQVVTIDGILDLGERDSYILGVPPLVLMFAVVTIIGWLVLNRTTFGRRTVAVGGNAEATRLAGIDVRRQRLYLYLLSGLCCGIAAFMLVILSGSGQNTNGNLYELDAIAAAIIGGTLLSGGRGTIVGSVLGVLIFTTITNIFALNNLQSDVQQIAKGAIIVAAVLVQRRTANTT, via the coding sequence ATGACGCAGCCCGTGTCCCCGCCCAGGGACGACACCCCGAAGCTGTCATCGAAGGCGGACCCCGCTCCGTGGCGGGCGGTCGTGGCCCGCGCCGACGTCCGCACCCTGTCACTGCTCGGGGTGCTCGCCGCACTGATCCTCATCGGAGGCATCACCAAGCCCGACGAGTTCCTCGACACCCGCAACCTCCAACTCGTCCTCACCCAGGCCTCGGTGATCGGTGTCGTCACGGTCGGGATGACCTTCGTCATCATCTCCGGCGGCATCGACCTGTCCGTCGGCGCGATCGTGGCCCTCGCCTCGGTCTGGGCGACCACCGTCGCCACCCAGGAGTACGGCTTCGTGGGGGTCCTCTTCACGGCGGTGCTCGTCGGGGTCGGCTGCGGCCTGGTGAACGGGGTGCTGATCGCGTACGGCGCCATGGTCCCGTTCATCGCGACCCTCGCCATGCTCGCCTCGGCACGCGGCCTCGCCCTGCAGATCACCGACGGCAACACCCAGGTCGTCACCATCGACGGCATCCTCGACCTCGGCGAGCGGGACTCCTACATCCTCGGTGTCCCGCCGCTGGTCCTGATGTTCGCGGTCGTGACGATCATCGGCTGGCTCGTGCTCAACCGCACCACCTTCGGGCGGCGCACGGTCGCCGTCGGCGGCAACGCGGAGGCGACCCGGCTCGCCGGTATCGACGTACGCCGCCAGCGCCTCTACCTCTACCTGCTCTCCGGACTGTGCTGCGGCATCGCGGCCTTCATGCTGGTCATCCTGTCCGGCTCGGGCCAGAACACCAACGGCAACCTGTACGAGCTGGACGCGATCGCCGCGGCCATCATCGGCGGCACCCTGCTCAGCGGGGGGCGCGGCACCATCGTCGGCTCGGTGCTCGGGGTGCTGATCTTCACCACGATCACCAACATCTTCGCCCTGAACAACCTGCAGAGCGACGTCCAGCAGATCGCCAAGGGGGCGATCATCGTCGCCGCCGTGCTCGTCCAGCGCCGCACCGCCAACACCACGTAG
- a CDS encoding sugar ABC transporter ATP-binding protein, protein MAPEPPLLTMSGITKSFPGVRALDGVDLDVQSGEVHCLLGQNGAGKSTLIKVLAGAHQPDDGTIGWRGKEVTLRSPIAAMRLGIATIYQELDLVEGLSVAENVYLGHEPTSAGFVVRGKDARASTAALLKRLGHPEIDPARLVGELSAAHQQIVSMARALSHDVRLIVMDEPSAALDPDEVDNLFRIVGDLTAEGVAVVYISHRLEEIRRIGDRVTVLKDGRAVAGGLPAKSTPTREVVALMTGRNVEYVFPERPTHQDLPDPVLEVQGLSREGEFETLDLTLRPGEIVGLAGLVGSGRSEILETIYGARKPSTGQVRVDGKQLRPGSVRAAVAAGLGLAPEERKAQALLLLESVTRNVSVSSMSRFSYGGWLDRTAERNAARKATRELSLRPDNPSALIRTLSGGNQQKAVLARWLLRGCRVLLLDEPTRGVDVGARAELYAVIRRLADEGLAVLMVSSEVPEVLGLADRVLVLREGRVVHTAPAQELDEHRVLDLVMEGSPAS, encoded by the coding sequence ATGGCACCAGAACCACCCCTTCTCACGATGTCCGGCATCACCAAGTCGTTCCCCGGTGTCCGGGCCCTCGACGGCGTCGACCTCGACGTCCAGAGCGGCGAAGTGCACTGTCTGCTCGGCCAGAACGGCGCCGGGAAGTCCACGCTCATCAAAGTCCTGGCCGGCGCCCACCAGCCGGACGACGGCACGATCGGCTGGCGCGGCAAGGAGGTCACGCTCCGCTCGCCCATCGCCGCCATGCGCCTGGGCATCGCCACCATCTACCAGGAACTCGACCTGGTGGAGGGCCTGTCGGTGGCCGAGAACGTCTACCTCGGCCATGAACCGACCTCGGCCGGATTCGTCGTACGCGGCAAGGACGCACGGGCGTCAACCGCCGCGCTCCTGAAGCGACTTGGCCATCCGGAGATCGATCCGGCGCGGCTGGTCGGCGAACTGTCCGCCGCCCACCAGCAGATCGTCTCCATGGCCCGGGCGCTCTCCCACGACGTACGTCTCATCGTCATGGACGAACCGTCGGCCGCCCTGGACCCGGACGAGGTCGACAACCTCTTCCGTATCGTCGGGGACCTCACCGCCGAGGGCGTCGCCGTCGTCTACATCTCGCACCGCCTGGAGGAGATCCGCCGCATCGGCGACCGGGTCACCGTCCTCAAGGACGGCCGCGCGGTGGCCGGCGGGCTGCCCGCCAAGTCGACGCCCACCCGTGAGGTCGTCGCGCTGATGACCGGACGGAACGTCGAATACGTCTTCCCGGAGCGGCCCACGCACCAGGATCTGCCCGACCCGGTCCTCGAAGTCCAAGGCCTCTCCCGCGAAGGCGAGTTCGAGACGCTGGACCTCACCCTGCGCCCCGGCGAGATCGTCGGCCTCGCGGGCCTCGTCGGCTCCGGACGCTCCGAGATCCTGGAGACCATCTACGGCGCCCGCAAGCCGAGCACCGGTCAAGTGCGGGTCGACGGGAAGCAGTTGAGGCCGGGCAGTGTCCGCGCCGCCGTCGCCGCCGGACTCGGCCTCGCCCCCGAGGAACGCAAGGCGCAGGCCCTGCTGCTGCTGGAGTCCGTCACCAGAAACGTTTCCGTGTCCTCCATGTCCCGCTTCTCGTACGGCGGTTGGCTGGACCGGACCGCCGAGCGGAACGCGGCGCGCAAGGCGACACGCGAACTGTCGCTGCGCCCCGACAACCCCTCCGCCCTCATCCGGACCCTCTCCGGCGGCAACCAGCAGAAGGCGGTCCTCGCCCGCTGGCTGCTGCGCGGCTGCCGCGTGCTGCTGCTCGACGAACCGACCCGCGGCGTCGACGTCGGCGCCCGCGCCGAGCTGTACGCCGTCATCCGCCGCCTCGCCGACGAAGGCCTGGCCGTGCTCATGGTCTCCAGCGAAGTACCCGAGGTCCTCGGCCTCGCCGACCGCGTCCTGGTGCTCCGGGAGGGCCGCGTCGTCCACACGGCGCCCGCCCAGGAGCTCGACGAACACCGCGTACTCGACCTCGTCATGGAAGGAAGCCCGGCGTCATGA
- a CDS encoding ROK family transcriptional regulator: protein MTARPGNAHQARLLRLLRDGGPNSRAQLGDQVDLSRSKLAVEVERLLETGLVVADGLAASRGGRRSHNIRLAPALRFLGVDIGATSIDVAVTNAELEVLGHINQPMDVREGPVAVFEQVLSMAAKLKASGLAEGFDGAGIGVPGPVRFPEGVPVAPPIMPGWDGFPVREALSQDLGCPVMVDNDVNLMAMGEQHAGVARSVGDFLCVKIGTGIGCGIVVGGEVYRGTTGSAGDIGHIQAVPDGRPCACGNRGCLEAHFSGAALARDATDAAHQGLSQELAARLEAAGALSAVDVAAAAAAGDATALDLIREGGTRTGQVIAGLVSFFNPGLVVIGGGVTGLGHTLLAAIRTQVYRQSLPLATGNLPIVLGELGPTAGVIGAARLISDHLFSPA, encoded by the coding sequence ATGACAGCGCGACCCGGGAACGCCCACCAGGCGCGCCTGCTCAGATTGCTGCGTGACGGCGGCCCCAACTCACGGGCGCAGCTGGGGGATCAGGTCGATCTCTCCCGGTCCAAGCTGGCCGTGGAGGTCGAACGGCTGCTGGAGACCGGTCTCGTGGTGGCCGACGGACTCGCCGCCTCGCGCGGTGGCCGCAGGTCCCACAACATCCGGCTCGCTCCGGCGCTGCGCTTCCTGGGCGTCGACATCGGGGCCACCTCGATAGACGTCGCCGTCACCAACGCGGAGCTGGAGGTGCTGGGACACATCAACCAGCCCATGGACGTACGCGAGGGCCCGGTCGCGGTCTTCGAGCAAGTCCTGTCCATGGCAGCGAAGTTGAAGGCATCGGGACTCGCGGAGGGGTTCGACGGCGCCGGCATCGGGGTACCCGGACCGGTTCGTTTCCCCGAGGGTGTCCCGGTCGCCCCGCCGATCATGCCGGGCTGGGACGGGTTCCCGGTGCGCGAGGCGCTGAGTCAGGACCTCGGCTGCCCCGTCATGGTCGACAACGACGTGAACCTGATGGCGATGGGGGAGCAGCACGCGGGTGTGGCCCGCTCCGTGGGCGACTTCCTCTGTGTCAAGATCGGCACCGGTATCGGCTGCGGGATCGTCGTCGGCGGTGAGGTCTACCGCGGTACGACGGGCAGCGCGGGCGACATCGGCCATATCCAGGCCGTGCCGGACGGCCGCCCGTGCGCGTGCGGCAACCGGGGCTGCCTGGAGGCCCACTTCAGCGGGGCCGCGCTGGCCCGCGATGCCACGGACGCCGCCCATCAGGGGCTTTCCCAGGAACTCGCGGCACGGTTGGAGGCGGCGGGCGCACTGAGCGCCGTCGACGTCGCCGCCGCGGCTGCCGCGGGCGACGCCACCGCACTCGATCTGATCCGCGAGGGCGGCACCCGCACCGGCCAGGTCATCGCCGGCCTCGTCAGCTTCTTCAACCCGGGCCTGGTGGTGATCGGCGGCGGAGTGACCGGCCTCGGCCACACCCTGCTCGCCGCGATCCGCACCCAGGTCTACCGCCAGTCGCTCCCACTCGCGACCGGCAACCTGCCCATCGTCCTGGGGGAGTTGGGCCCCACCGCCGGAGTCATCGGCGCGGCCCGCCTCATCAGCGACCACCTGTTCTCACCCGCGTGA
- a CDS encoding NAD(P)H-binding protein, with amino-acid sequence MILVTGATGNVGAEVVHTLAAEGEPVRALSRSGETVGLPPGVEAVAGDLNRPETVRESLDGVRAVFLMPGYEGQRAVLADARAAGVERVVMLSGKSAKVVDDNAVTRYLRASENEVRESGLSWTFLRPVSFMSNALSLADQITKGDEVRVPFPGVRTADIDPSDIARVAARALLSPEHGGRAYTLTGPQSLLPSDRVAVLAEVLGRDLRTVGLTDEETREALRAAFPAPYAEAFLRFFGDGILDESQVLPTVEEVTGRPPRTFLEWARQHANAF; translated from the coding sequence GTGATCTTGGTGACGGGTGCCACGGGGAACGTGGGGGCCGAGGTGGTGCACACCCTGGCCGCCGAGGGCGAGCCGGTGCGCGCGCTGAGCCGCTCGGGCGAGACCGTCGGCCTGCCGCCGGGCGTCGAGGCCGTGGCGGGCGACCTGAACCGTCCGGAGACGGTGCGGGAATCGCTCGACGGGGTGCGCGCCGTGTTCCTCATGCCGGGGTACGAGGGTCAGCGTGCGGTGCTCGCCGACGCGCGGGCCGCGGGTGTGGAGCGGGTGGTGATGCTGTCGGGCAAGTCGGCGAAGGTCGTGGACGACAACGCGGTCACCCGCTATCTGCGGGCGTCGGAGAACGAGGTGCGGGAGTCCGGGCTCTCCTGGACGTTCCTGCGGCCGGTGAGCTTCATGTCCAACGCGCTGTCGCTCGCGGACCAGATCACCAAGGGTGACGAGGTGCGGGTGCCGTTCCCCGGTGTCCGTACGGCGGACATCGACCCGTCCGACATCGCGCGGGTGGCCGCGCGGGCCCTGCTGTCACCCGAACACGGGGGTCGCGCCTACACCCTGACGGGCCCTCAGTCCCTGCTGCCGTCCGACCGGGTCGCCGTCCTCGCCGAGGTGCTGGGCCGCGACCTGCGTACCGTCGGGCTCACCGACGAGGAGACCCGTGAGGCACTGCGGGCCGCCTTTCCGGCTCCGTACGCCGAAGCCTTCCTTCGCTTCTTCGGCGACGGGATCCTCGACGAGTCGCAGGTCCTGCCGACGGTCGAGGAGGTCACGGGCCGCCCGCCGCGTACGTTCCTGGAGTGGGCCCGGCAACACGCGAACGCGTTCTGA
- a CDS encoding GntR family transcriptional regulator: MLSTGLPQGSVPKLERPGPLRDRVYEALLELITTRALQPGQHLVESELAGHLGVSRQPVREALQRLNTEGWVDLRPAQGAFVHEPTEAEADQLLTVRTLLEAEAARLAAANTGTSGIADLEELCTRGEEAVAADDVDAAVATNARFHAKVMDLAGNTVLAELAAQVDRRVRWYYTPVARQRGQQSWIEHRELIAAISARDEQRATEVMRAHTEHTRRTYHARPRD; this comes from the coding sequence ATGTTGTCGACCGGACTGCCGCAGGGGTCCGTGCCGAAGCTCGAACGGCCGGGTCCGCTCAGGGACCGCGTCTACGAGGCCCTGCTCGAACTGATCACGACACGCGCCCTCCAGCCCGGCCAGCACCTGGTCGAGAGCGAGCTGGCCGGGCACCTCGGGGTCTCCCGGCAGCCCGTGCGCGAGGCGCTGCAGCGGCTGAACACCGAGGGCTGGGTCGATCTGCGACCCGCCCAGGGCGCTTTCGTGCACGAGCCGACCGAGGCCGAGGCCGACCAACTCCTCACCGTTCGTACGCTGTTGGAGGCCGAGGCGGCCCGGCTCGCGGCGGCCAACACGGGCACCTCCGGCATCGCCGACCTGGAGGAGCTGTGCACCCGGGGCGAGGAGGCCGTGGCCGCCGACGACGTGGACGCGGCGGTCGCGACGAACGCGCGCTTCCACGCCAAGGTCATGGATCTCGCGGGCAACACGGTGCTCGCCGAGCTGGCCGCGCAGGTGGACCGGCGTGTGCGGTGGTACTACACACCGGTCGCGCGGCAGCGGGGGCAGCAGTCCTGGATCGAGCATCGTGAGCTGATCGCCGCGATCTCCGCCCGTGACGAGCAGCGGGCTACCGAGGTCATGCGGGCCCATACCGAGCACACGCGTCGGACGTATCACGCGCGTCCTCGCGACTAG
- a CDS encoding beta-ketoacyl-ACP synthase III yields the protein MIGSRIAAVGHYQPARLLTNEDLAELVDTSDEWITSRVGIRTRHIAGPDEPVDELAAHAAAKALAAAGLAPEDIDLVLVATSTAIDKSPNMAARVAARLGIPSPAVMDLNVVCAGFTHALATADHAVRAGGATRVLVIGADKMSDVTDWTDRTTCVLVGDGAGAAVVEAAEESAIGPVLWGSVPEMGHAVRIEGTPSRFAQEGQSVYRWATTKLPAIARKACERAGLTPEDLAAVVLHQANLRIIEPLANKIGAVNAVVARDVVESGNTSAASIPIALSKLVERGEISSGDPVLLFGFGGNLSYAGQVIHCP from the coding sequence ATGATCGGCTCACGCATCGCTGCCGTCGGCCATTACCAGCCCGCCAGGCTCCTCACCAACGAGGACCTGGCGGAGCTGGTCGACACCAGCGACGAGTGGATCACGAGCCGGGTGGGCATCCGTACGCGCCACATCGCCGGACCGGACGAACCGGTCGACGAGCTGGCCGCGCACGCCGCCGCCAAGGCCCTGGCCGCCGCCGGCCTCGCCCCCGAGGACATCGACCTCGTCCTGGTGGCCACCTCCACCGCCATCGACAAGTCGCCGAACATGGCCGCCCGGGTGGCCGCCCGCCTCGGCATCCCCTCGCCGGCCGTCATGGACCTCAACGTGGTCTGCGCGGGCTTCACGCACGCGCTGGCCACCGCCGACCACGCCGTGCGGGCCGGGGGCGCCACCCGGGTGCTGGTGATCGGCGCCGACAAGATGTCCGACGTGACCGACTGGACGGACCGGACGACCTGCGTGCTCGTCGGGGACGGGGCGGGAGCCGCCGTCGTCGAGGCCGCGGAGGAGTCCGCCATCGGACCCGTGCTCTGGGGCTCGGTGCCCGAGATGGGACACGCGGTACGCATCGAGGGCACCCCCTCACGGTTCGCCCAGGAGGGCCAGAGCGTCTACCGGTGGGCGACCACCAAGCTCCCCGCCATCGCCCGCAAGGCCTGCGAGCGCGCCGGGCTCACCCCCGAGGACCTCGCCGCGGTCGTGCTGCACCAGGCGAACCTGCGGATCATCGAGCCCCTCGCCAACAAGATCGGCGCTGTGAACGCCGTCGTCGCGCGCGATGTCGTCGAATCCGGCAACACCTCCGCCGCCAGTATCCCGATCGCCCTGTCCAAGCTCGTCGAACGCGGCGAGATCTCCAGCGGCGACCCGGTCCTCCTCTTCGGCTTCGGCGGCAATCTCTCGTACGCGGGCCAGGTCATCCACTGCCCGTGA
- a CDS encoding MFS transporter small subunit: MSTSDSSPPDGAAADGPVPDRRPLIVFAWVWVGAPLAYGLYELVQKATQLFTG, translated from the coding sequence ATGTCCACGAGTGACAGCAGCCCGCCCGACGGCGCCGCGGCGGACGGCCCCGTGCCCGACCGCCGCCCGCTGATCGTCTTCGCCTGGGTCTGGGTGGGAGCGCCGCTGGCCTATGGTCTGTACGAGCTCGTACAGAAAGCCACCCAGTTGTTCACGGGATAA